The following coding sequences lie in one Oncorhynchus kisutch isolate 150728-3 linkage group LG17, Okis_V2, whole genome shotgun sequence genomic window:
- the LOC109908061 gene encoding SUZ domain-containing protein 1 has protein sequence MDRRIEGKLRISQKEKVSSNNTTQSPLKTGVVIQDDSPHAAPPPQIRILKRPSSNGSLGSPQGQNRPVPQVKSLAQREAEYAEARKRILGSASPEESPQEKPNTDRPGRTSSTTPTEDRSNNHAVRQPAGPDGTQGFCQNR, from the exons ATGGACAGAAGAATAGAAGGAAAGCTTAGGATCAGCCAGAAAGAGAA GGTGTCcagtaataacactacacagtcGCCATTGAAGACGGGCGTCGTAATCCAGGACGACTCCCCACACGCTGCGCCCCCGCCCCAGATCCGCATTCTGAAGCGGCCCTCCAGTAACGGGTCGTTAGGGTCGCCCCAGGGCCAGAACCGGCCCGTGCCACAGGTCAAGTCCCTGGCCCAGCGGGAGGCGGAGTACGCTGAGGCCAGGAAGAGAATACTGGGCAGTGCCAGCCCTGAAGAGTCGCCTCAGGAAAAGCCCAACACAGACCG ACCAGGGCGTACAAGTTCTACCACACCAACAGAGGACCGGTCAAACAATCATGCTGTCCGCCAACCAGCAGGCCCCGACGGCACTCAAGGCTTCTGCCAAAACAGATAA